From a single Sorghum bicolor cultivar BTx623 chromosome 5, Sorghum_bicolor_NCBIv3, whole genome shotgun sequence genomic region:
- the LOC8056289 gene encoding uncharacterized protein LOC8056289: MRKQTLHPQSIAMENPLYIPESSSTPSHISIPNEENTKFECRIGLNTKASNNDGDCMIEDRVDVNTPLPQSLVTNNETTGPNMQVTSVTPMTPPFNDCECMSEERLNDNTTLPQSVLTNNDDGEGGIFEEDEEEDEAYLFAGQDEEDGEDIHNNDLKEDTTFVLEVPDQYEKVYSNMPTDTHMLKPVANCKHCDAKRFDHEPLGFYCRDGKIKLNELNVPDELMRLWSSNDANARHFRDNIRFFNGHFSFTSLYCRLDRATASMKNSGIYTFRAHGQIYHNIRSFGRENGMEQRHLELYFYDDDPSLEHRYRRCREEQCQKDKEVIQRLMAILRDNPYSQQLRSMGQTEHLEDYHVALNLDQRLDQRTYNVPLASEVAAIWIEGSELLGQFQYSVVLHGKDRSINGICSYHGCYDALSYPLFFPRGELGWHMDIPKKGMRPGIFNPILYGKRLFQQFAVDTYIKIESSRLDYIRNHQDDIRADLYQGLVDSLHAGEGRADAIGKRTVMPSSFIGGPRDMRRRYMDAMALGKDSYPVYRRREDGRKEKVRGHELDNRWVVPYNLYLLRLFNCHINVEACGSIKAVKYLFKYIYKGHDRASVAVREADKGDNEGNVDEIKQYRDARWVTPPEALWRIYGFDLSNRNPSVLSLQLHLPDMHMVSFHRREVVRRVLDRPGVEKSMLTAYFNKNMTDEAARGVLYRDFPEFYTWNPMAKEWIRRKQKNLRQIGRIVATNPAEGERYYLRVLLNHVAGATSFECLRTVDGKLLPTFREAAERRSLIEEDNTLNESLAEATGWMMPYALRRLLATILVFCEPSDVFGLWEKHKEAMSEDYKRNNQSTFMVEQMVLIDIQKLLQSMQKDIKMYPLPDIDDTYDAYRDIPREICEEASIEANEDDVALLGTLNKEQRAAYDEIMSSVDTEYWGLFFVDGPGGTGKTYLYRALLATIRSQKKIAVATATSGVAASIMSGGRTTHSRFKIPLTIDNGACCTFTKQSGTAKLLRASSLII; this comes from the exons ATGCGGAAGCAAACCCTACACCCGCAGTCTATTGCCATGGAGAACCCGTTGTATATCCCAGAGTCCAGTTCAACACCAAGTCATATTTCTATACCTAATGAGGAG AACACGAAGTTTGAATGTCGTATTGGGTTGAACACAAAGGCTTCTAACAACGATGGTGACTGCATGATAGAAGATCGAGTGGATGTTAACACACCCTTGCCTCAATCACTTGTGACCAACAATG AAACAACAGGGCCCAACATGCAGGTTACTTCTGTTACACCGATGACACCACCATTTAATGATTGTGAATGCATGTCCGAAGAACGCCTAAATGATAACACAACCTTGCCACAATCAGTCCTGACCAACAACG ATGATGGTGAGGGAGGTATATTTGAAGAGGATGAGGAAGAGGACGAGGCATACCTATTTGCTGGGCAAG ATGAGGAAGATGGTGAAGATATTCACAACAATGACCTTAAGGAAGACACCACTTTTGTCCTAGAAGTACCTGACCAATATGAAAAGGTGTATAGTAACATGCCTACAGATACCCATATGTTAAAACCTGTCGCGAATTGCAAGCACTGCGATGCGAAAAGGTTTGATCATGAACCACTTGGGTTCTATTGTCGTGATGGAAAGATCAAGCTCAATGAACTAAACGTACCTGATGAGCTTATGAGGCTTTGGTCAAGCAATGATGCAAATGCTAGGCACTTTCGTGACAACATTAGGTTTTTTAACGGTCATTTCTCTTTCACTTCTCTATATTGTCGCCTTGATAGAGCTACTGCAAGCATGAAAAATAGTGGCATATACACCTTTCGTGCACACGGCCAGATCTATCACAACATAAGGTCATTTGGTAGAGAAAATGGTATGGAGCAAAGACATCTTGAGCTTTACTTCTATGACGACGATCCAAGCCTTGAGCACCGCTACCGACGATGTCGTGAAGAGCAGTGCCAAAAGGACAAGGAAGTTATTCAGAGACTCAtggccatccttcgtgacaacccATACTCACAACAACTTAGGAGTATGGGCCAGACCGAACACCTTGAGGACTACCATGTCGCACTAAACCTTGACCAGAGGTTGGACCAGAGAACATATAATGTGCCATTGGCATCAGAGGTGGCTGCTATTTGGATCGAAGGAAGCGAGCTCCTTGGTCAGTTCCAGTATAGTGTTGTTCTGCATGGGAAAGATAGAAGCATAAACGGCATCTGCTCATATCATGGATGCTATGACGCTCTTTCATACCCTTTGTTCTTCCCTAGGGGTGAGCTTGGGTGGCATATGGATATTCCAAAAAAAGGA ATGCGGCCAGGGATATTTAATCCTATACTTTACGGCAAGCGTCTTTTTCAACAGTTTGCGGTTGACACATACATCAAGATTGAGAGTTCTCGGTTGGATTATATACGCAACCATCAAGATGATATTAGGGCTGACCTCTACCAAGGATTGGTTGATAGTCTGCATGCTGGTGAGGGTAGAGCAGACGCTATTGGAAAGCGGACTGTGATGCCTTCATCATTTATTGGAGGCCCACGTGACATGAGACGTCGGTACATGGATGCCATGGCTTTG GGCAAGGATTCATACCCAGTATATAGACGACGTGAAGATGGGCGAAAAGAAAAGGTTCGTGGACACGAGCTTGATAATAGATGGGTTGTGCCTTATAACCTGTATCTCCTTCGTCTGTTCAACTGTCACATCAATGTTGAGGCATGTGGGAGCATCAAGGCAGTCAAGTATTTATTTAAGTACATTTACAAGGGTCATGACCGGGCATCTGTGGCTGTGAGAGAGGCTGACAAAGGGGACAATGAAGGGAACGTCGATGAGATCAAGCAATATAGAGATGCTAGATGGGTAACCCCTCCAGAAGCATTATGGAGGATATATGGTTTTGATTTAAGCAATAGGAATCCTTCTGTATTGTCCTTACAGCTCCATCTTCCAGACATGCACATGGTGTCATTTCACCGTCGTGAGGTGGTTCGACGAGTGCTTGATCGTCCAGGTGTTGAAAAGTCGATGCTTACAGCATACTTCAACAAGAACATGACAGATGAAGCAGCTAGAGGTGTATTGTACCGAGACTTCCCCGAGTTCTATACGTGGAATCCGATGGCCAAAGAATGGATtagaaggaaacaaaagaatttACGACAGATTGGAAGAATTGTGGCTACCAATCCAGCCGAGGGGGAGCGTTACTATCTTAGGGTTCTCCTAAACCATGTGGCGGGTGCAACCTCCTTTGAGTGTTTAAGGACCGTGGACGGCAAACTCCTACCGACCTTTCGTGAAGCTGCAGAGAGAAGGAGCCTAATCGAAGAGGACAACACGCTGAATGAGAGTCTCGCTGAGGCAACTGGGTGGATGATGCCATATGCGCTGCGAAGGCTCTTAGCAACGATATTGGTATTTTGTGAGCCCAGTGATGTGTTTGGACTGTGGGAGAAACACAAGGAGGCAATGTCAGAGGACTACAAGCGCAATAATCAATCCACCTTCATGGTGGAGCAGATGGTCCTGATAGATATTCAAAAATTGTTACAATCGATGCAAAAGGATATAAAGATGTACCCACTTCCTGATATCGACGACACATATGATGCCTATCGTGATATTCCTAGAGAGATTTGTGAGGAGGCTAGCATTGAAGCTAACGAGGATGATGTGGCTTTGTTAGGCACCCTTAACAAGGAGCAGCGAGCTGCATATGATGAGATTATGTCCTCAGTTGATACCGAGTATTGGGGTCTATTTTTTGTGGATGGTCCTGGCGGGACTGGAAAGACTTATTTGTATAGAGCACTTCTCGCTACTATACGTAGTCAGAAAAAGATTGCTGTGGCAACAGCTACTTCTGGTGTCGCAGCCTCAATAATGTCTGGTGGTAGAACTACACATTCGCGCTTCAAGATTCCTCTCACCATTGATAATGGGGCATGTTGCACCTTCACGAAACAAAGTGGTACTGCCAAGTTGCTTCGAGCATCATCTCTCATTATTTAG
- the LOC110435861 gene encoding uncharacterized protein LOC110435861 yields MTKRQSVEALDNSLRDIMDQPELPFGGKTMVFGGDFRQVLPVVRRGSRAQAVGASLRMSYLWDFMRHIKLVRNMRAKSDPWFAEYLLRVGGGSEEATVDDEIRLPHEICIPHTEKDCDLDTLIDCIFPNLNANMSSKEYITSRAILSTRNDWVDMINIKMIGHFYGDEMVYHSFDHAVDDPHNYYPEDFLNTLTPNGLPPHVLRLKFKRKQFPIRLSFAMTVNKAQGQTIPNVGVYLPKPVFSHGQLYVALSRATARSSIRVLAMPSAEKDVKKGNKKITIQNVLRENDGGRMSEQGKVKEHYFGRYAD; encoded by the exons ATGACAAAGAGACAGTCTGTCGAGGCGCTAGACAATAGTCTTCGTGATATAATGGACCAACCAGAGCTGCCGTTCGGAGGGAAGACCATGGTGTTCGGTGGAGATTTTAGACAGGTTCTTCCAGTTGTTCGGAGAGGGTCAAGGGCTCAGGCGGTCGGTGCCTCACTGCGTATGTCGTACCTCTGGGATTTCATGCGACATATAAAATTGGTGCGCAACATGAGGGCAAAGAGCGACCCGTGGTTTGCAGAATACTTGTTGCGCGTTGGCGGAGGTTCGGAGGAGGCGACTGTTGATGATGAAATCCGTCTTCCTCATGAAATATGCATACCACACACCGAGAAAGATTGTGATCTTGATACTCTAATTGATTGCATATTCCCTAACCTCAATGCAAATATGTCAAGCAAAGAATATATCACCTCTCGAGCGATATTATCTACAAGGAATGACTGGGTTGATATGATTAATATAAAGATGATAGGTCATTTCTATGGGGATGAAATGGTGTACCATAGCTTTGACCATGCGGTGGATGATCCGCACAACTACTACCCTGAGGACTTCCTTAACACTTTGACCCCCAATGGGCTAcctccacatgtgttgaggctAAAG TTTAAGCGAAAGCAGTTCCCTATTCGGCTCAGCTTCGCCATGACCGTTAACAAGGCACAGGGGCAAACTATCCCTAATGTCGGGGTATACTTGCCAAAACCAGTATTCTCGCACGGTCAATTGTACGTGGCACTATCAAGAGCTACGGCAAGATCGAGCATTAGGGTCCTAGCTATGCCGTCTGCTGAGAAGGATGTGaagaaaggaaataaaaagatcACAATACAAAATG TTCTAAGAGAAAATGATGGTGGCAGAATGTCAGAGCAAGGCAAAGTAAAGGAGCACTACTTTGGGAGATACGCCGACTGA